Proteins from one Plasmodium relictum strain SGS1 genome assembly, chromosome: 10 genomic window:
- a CDS encoding ubiquitin carboxyl-terminal hydrolase 2, putative — MDSFNTNLPSKNVLLDKIQILNLFKIFDNLPFEPKNEKEIWYIVNKEFIDNLRNYEAGKVNCYSNVINNKIFIEDCNNVTTKTRLLKEYENNNGISFVLYPEKAIKILEKHFEFNIKIPRVVYPYKISRRDKIIYKVDIQPLKIVVYSKNPNEYSNPSRMKIVILRNDTIENILKEILGNFDKNNFKKNLFYADDLDNRKEKNWKCLYIHDDHDYSMNKKVYEYDIDETSCLLISSERPDIKCLMNKSDNNYNYNRKETNRKIENEEDSIKTKSIQYIFDKGGDRGLINLGNTCFLNSSLQCLSKILKFSNYFLSGTFWNHINYSNPVGQHGRLAKAYYETLLEMWKINKRDEPYAPKALKQAISEKRDEFYGYQQHDSQELLAFLLDGLHEDLNLIRKKPYYEEKLQGGVDKLDIDVAEASWNRHKEINNSIVVDLFQGQYRSRLQCPKCKKVSITFDPFMYLSIPLPSKKNHRIWFHIMLNRDIPIGMRFSCSFNGSQEVLKLKIFFLNIIKNLKNKRKNILLHSKSIIKNNKYPHEGNAFNFHAKYLDDKNEFCEENEENTDINNYIKAIKNKTKITNTLKEADISSIHESICSMCNISSIEELEINNLSFLYTKFKNLACNNFFQVLNNTDFVTEPHTRNGKGISHIFVFILPKIFGHLIDKNLELKRDENLEVLTNSTVTTNNTSLKDEEINIKNETNDKKTLKNKLCTSKIIKKRKGILSNSLRKGDKCHQEEEVEEYDDAEDGNEVNVQDTDDSNEVNKNSEYISYNELLKDRIFFSQDFNNFHDKYFSLLIVPICKDEQLLYKMKNNDLPLLFNVPFNFTLLDLYNKVKTSYNKNIYVDKIKNFDNQSKLSKLFHKNKNAVQNIESNKKDNFNNNNNFNSNNNNNNNNNNNNNNNNNNNNNNNNNNDNNNNINNNSIYNTTTTTNNNNSNNNSIYNTTTTTNNNNDSNDNYNNYYYNYDDINSVNNSTDDNINVRTNLNDCDDYLDKFTLYIPCYNLKEEWTPKDNLGLELKRDGTYLSDYIKNSDEKRLIIIYLNSVAIDTELSLDIKTLTLVDLEERYGIDTCLKLFSEEEHLDENNTWYCSNCKLHVQAYKKLDLFRMPIILILHLKRFNNTNRWLRTKIDSYVYYPHKENEYLNMSPYILEDGLKHMKKLDPHYLPIYELIGVNCHTGGLCGGHYFAYAKLKDKWYNFNDTFVTSIDESQVNTKNAYLLFYQLLSHKNEKFPGFAENRNLAEEQAIAIANASYYN, encoded by the exons ATGGATTCATTTAATACAAATTTACCAAGCAAAAATGTATTACTTGataaaatacaaattttaaatttatttaaaatttttgataatttgCCATTTGAACCTaagaatgaaaaagaaatatg gTACATTGTTAATAAGGAATTCATTGACAACTTAAGAAATTATGAAGCAGGTAAAGTTAATTGCTATTCGAatgttataaataataaaatatttatagagGATTGTAATAATGTAACAACGAAAACAAGactattaaaagaatatgaaaataataatggtATAAGTTTTGTTTTATACCCAGAAAAagctataaaaatattagaaaaacaTTTTGAGtttaacataaaaatacCGAGAGTAGTTTATCCTTACAAAATTAGTAGAAGAGACAAGATTATTTATAAAGTGGACATTCAGCCATTAAAAATTGTTGTTTATTCAAAAAACCCTAATGAATATTCTAATCCATCTAGAATGAAAATAGTCATTTTACGAAATGATAcaatagaaaatattttaaaagaa atattaggaaattttgataaaaataattttaagaagaatttattttatgcAGATGATTTAGAtaatagaaaagaaaaaaattggaaatgtttatatattcatGATGATCATGATTACTCtatgaataaaaaagtgTATGAATATGATATTGATGAAACAAGTTGTTTATTAATTAGTAGTGAAAGACCAGATATAAAGTGTTTAATGAATAAAAgtgataataattataattataatagaaaagaaacaaatagaaaaatagaaaatgaagaagattCAATAAAGACGAAGAGTATCCAATATATATTCGATAAGGGAGGTGATCGAGGTCTAATAAATTTAGGAAATACatgttttttaaattcatctCTACAATGTTTATCCAAAATTCtaaaattttctaattattttttaagtgGTACTTTTTGGAATCACATAAATTATTCCAATCCTGTTGGTCAACATGGTAGATTAGCAAAAGCTTATTACGAGACTTTACTAGAAATGTGGAAAATTAATAAGAGAGATGAGCCATATGCACCTAAAGCATTAAAGCAAGCCATCAGCGAAAAAAGAGATGAGTTTTATGGATATCAACAACATGATTCTCAAGAATTATTAGCTTTTTTATTAGATGGATTACATGAAGATTTAAATTTGATTAGAAAAAAACCATATTATGAGGAAAAGTTGCAAGGTGGTGTAGATAAATTAGATATAGATGTTGCTGAGGCTTCATGGAATAGACAcaaagaaattaataattcaaTTGTTGTTGATTTATTTCAAGGGCAATATAGATCGAGGTTACAATGCCCTAAATGTAAGAAGGTTAGTATTACGTTTGACCCTTTTATGTATTTGTCTATTCCTCTtccttcaaaaaaaaatcatagaATTTGGTTCCATATTATGTTAAATAGAGATATCCCTATTGGAATGAGATTTTCATGCTCTTTTAATGGGTCACAAGAAGTGTTAAagttgaaaatattttttttaaatattattaaaaacttaaaaaataaaagaaagaacATACTTTTACACAGTAAATctatcataaaaaataataaatatccTCATGAAGGAAATGCATTTAATTTTCATGCAAAATATTTagatgataaaaatgaattttgtgaagaaaatgaagaaaacactgatattaataattatattaaagctataaaaaacaaaactAAAATAACTAATACTTTAAAAGAGGCAGATATAAGTAGTATTCATGAAAGTATTTGTTCTATGTGTAATATATCCTCTATTGAAGAGTTAGAAATTAATAATCTTTCTTTTCTCTATACaaaattcaaaaatttagcatgtaataatttttttcaagttttaaataatacTGATTTTGTAACAGAACCTCATACAAGAAATGGAAAAGGAATTAGtcatatatttgtttttattttacctAAAATATTTGGCCATTTAATTGATAAGAATTTAGAATTAAAAAGGGATGAAAATTTGGAGGTTCTTACTAATTCAACAGTTACTACAAATAATACTAGCTTAAaagatgaagaaataaatataaaaaatgaaactaatgataaaaaaacttTGAAAAATAAGCTTTGCACAagcaaaataataaaaaaaaggaaaggaATATTATCTAATTCTTTAAGAAAAGGGGATAAGTGCCATCAAGAAGAGGAGGTGGAAGAATATGATGATGCAGAAGATGGAAACGAAGTAAATGTGCAGGATACTGATGATTCAAATgaagttaataaaaatagtgaatatatttcttataatgAGTTACTTAAAGAccgaattttttttagtcaggattttaataattttcatgacaaatatttttctttgttaATTGTACCTATATGTAAAGATGAACAACTTTTGTACAAAATGAAGAATAATGATCTTCCCCTTTTATTTAATGTTCCTTTTAACTTCACCTTACttgatttatataataaagtaaaaacttcatataataaaaatatatatgtggataaaataaaaaatttcgaTAATCAAAGTAAATTAAGTAAACTATTtcataaaaacaaaaatgctGTACAAAATAttgaaagtaataaaaaagataattttaataacaataataattttaatagcaataataataataataataataataataataataataataataataataataataataataataataataataataatgataataataataatattaataataatagtatttATAATACTACTACTActactaataataataatagtaataataatagtatttATAATACTACTACTActactaataataataatgatagtaatgataattataataattattattataattatgatGATATTAATAGCGTTAATAACAGTACtgatgataatataaatgtgagaactaatttaaatgattgtGATGATTATTTAGATAAATTCACCTTATATATACCatgttataatttaaaagaagaatGGACACCTAAGGATAATTTAGGTttagaattaaaaagagatGGAACTTACTTATCagattatattaaaaattcagATGAAAAAAGacttataataatttatctaaATAGTGTTGCAATAGATACCGAATTATCATTAGATATCAAGACATTGACGCTTGTAGATTTAGAAGAAAGGTATGGAATAGATACatgtttaaaattattttctgaGGAAGAACATttagatgaaaataatacatGGTATTGTAGTAATTGTAAATTACATGTACaagcatataaaaaattagatttATTTCGAATGCcaattatattaatactaCATCTGAAACGATTTAATAACACAAACAGATGGTTAAGAACAAAAATAGATTCTTATGTTTACTATCCACACAAAGAGaatgaatatttaaatatgtcCCCATATATTTTAGAAGATGGTTTAAaacatatgaaaaaattagatCCTCATTATTTACCtatatatgaattaattGGAGTTAACTGTCATACAGGTGGATTATGTGGAGGTCATTATTTTGCTTATGCCAAGTTAAAAGATAAATggtataattttaatgatacATTTGTTACAAGCATTGATGAATCTCAagttaatacaaaaaatgcttatttgttattttatcAATTGTTATctcataaaaatgaaaaattccCAGGTTTTGCTGAAAATAGAAATTTAGCAGAAGAACAAGCTATTGCTATAGCAAATGCaagttattataattaa
- the MB2 gene encoding sporozoite surface antigen MB2, putative → MFLKLLNVFVSLIIYVTITQINICLSFNLRKKLFFNLCKDRKCTKESTIKYNFILNKFFIKDVKSYLHKTKTGNPLLDSHFQYDLNMRILVNTIYKRNKKKNYIQLYNDYKNGYISSNLNNNAVKNINCTSNENENKNKKNNNLNNKYNSNNFEKNNHIIKKDIYNDVINKKVKNHEILYKRINDLKIKSNKEKEIESHNKNSNDIQQVMNLKIYSNKEDNKNVNSNHLNNINSNDRIQHNYIYSHNYNNNNSNGIMKYAYDNSKSTRSNNINDKKHNPSNIHYKNYSSNIKLDSLYINKNKTNTKKIDKNLISNENHIKEETLKNEKSKDFKLYDENMGKTFEGYVHSVSKNAACIKISELNKYGLLFKNKANLGDDIDDMNNFFEVNQKVYVKILGISIRKKIYYLGNVIKYNENIKLKKGEYSKGLITKICDSYCFIKILKNGSSGYLHKSKLFISNMDNNLESLSDLIVSKEDKIIFNKNNLIKFHFTEIFKIWDIIDVEILGESNDAFKSNYVLTIPQKSETYKKIRNFLNLIDSKENKYNNDDNNNNNSLKDKNIYINELKEINSFFNDKKKNTRKKNKLNDQKEYQQTKKQDYLKKNRESFDKLSKSTKHYQLPENITLSLLSKTIKISLSSIKKFFVINENKEFNSNYKLNNEQLKKVCEYFNINYNIEVKSYFNDIRDKPDNNYNGKSTFHEIKDSKDKMYIRQINKNEIHKNKIDKNKNDNIIVDKKEKDEKNENKITVDKKEKNEKSEDKIIVDKKEKDEKSEDKITVDKKEKDEKNENKITVDKKEKDENKNCEISIDKKKKKKKKNLTDLLSKRENYLKESNKDNSLIKKRNVVVTFIGHINHGKTSLFDYICKTNERNKEHGLITQNIRAFKAKVRDEYTFTFIDTPGHEAFMPIRSRGVKISDLSILVISGEEGIQEQTVECIKLIKEFNIKIIIAITKVDLPNIYIDRILNDLLEYGITTELNGGEIQVVECSIFKDDSVNKLLDAISLESEFFNLEMNTNEQASGVILDSYIDKIGIVSINILQSGILKVNDYFYTGSSYGRIKILKDHLNKNIKCAYSSDPIKVIGYNKNSLPKAGDKFFVVENESIAKEIAEHNKNKILSIEMNNFSYGGENLDIYKNFVISNENPNNTIISMDENINKEEDDISSKNINNNEHTDSNEKNAILNSEMDNLNKNKHKLNNFSDDAANSLENDILNNNDKSLFQNSLKKIYVNYFIKCDKQGTIDVLKNSILKLEKEDTIYKVKNKIIYANIGDITSSDINYALSFNAVIIGFNVKMSRNVPKNSKNYNYNVLFSNVLYELIKKVEEEMEKRLSAKPNGHLIGTAKILKVFNISKLGKVAGCAVTSGNINNNSSVRILRNDKIIYIGKVISLKIVKEEKTQVSENDECGIGFENFIDFLPDDIIEAYEE, encoded by the coding sequence ATGTTTCTTAAGCTATTGAATGTATTCGTatcattaataatatatgtgACTATTacacaaataaatatatgcttatcatttaatttaagaaaaaagttattttttaactTATGTAAAGATCGTAAATGTACAAAAGAAAGtactattaaatataatttcattttaaataagTTTTTCATAAAAGATGTAAAGAGTTACTTACATAAAACGAAAACTGGGAATCCACTTTTGGATTCACACTTCCAGTATGACCTCAATATGAGGATCTTAGTAAAtacaatatataaaagaaataaaaaaaaaaattatattcagCTGTATaatgattataaaaatggATACATTTCaagtaatttaaataataatgcagttaaaaacataaattgtacaagtaatgaaaatgaaaataaaaataaaaaaaacaataatctaaataataaatacaaCTCAAATaactttgaaaaaaataatcatattatcaaaaaagatatatataatgatgtTATCAATAAAAAGGTAAAAAATCATGAAATATTATACAAAAGAATAAAcgatttaaaaataaaaagtaataaagaaaaagaaatagaaagtcataataaaaattcaaatgaTATTCAACAGGttatgaatttaaaaatatattcaaataaaGAAGATAACAAAAATGTGAATTCCAATCATTTAAACAATATTAATAGTAACGATAGAATCCaacataattatatttattcacataattataataataataacagtaATGGTATCATGAAGTATGCTTATGACAATAGTAAAAGTACTAGgagtaataatataaatgataaaaaacaTAATCCTTCTAACatacattataaaaattattcttctaatataaaattggattcattatatattaataaaaataaaactaatacaaagaaaatagataaaaatttaattagtAATGAAAATCACATAAAAGAggaaacattaaaaaatgaaaaatcaaAAGATTTTAAGTTATATGATGAAAACATGGGAAAAACATTTGAAGGATATGTTCACAGTGTTAGCAAAAATGCTGCTTGTATAAAAATATCGGAATTGAATAAGTATggattattatttaaaaataaagcaaaCTTAGGTGATGATATAGAtgatatgaataatttttttgaggTAAATCAAAAAGTTTATGTTAAAATTTTAGGCATAagtataagaaaaaaaatatactattTAGGTAATGTAATTAagtataatgaaaatataaaattaaaaaaaggagaATATTCAAAAGgattaataacaaaaatatgcGACTCttattgttttattaaaatattaaaaaacgGAAGTAGTGGCTATTTACACAAATCTAAATTATTCATATCAAATATGGATAATAATCTAGAAAGTTTATCCGATTTAATAGTATCGaaagaagataaaataatttttaacaaaaacaatttaataaaattccATTTCAcagaaatttttaaaatatgggATATAATTGATGTAGAGATTTTAGGAGAATCTAATGATGCTTTTAAATCAAATTATGTTTTAACTATTCCGCAAAAATCagaaacatataaaaaaataagaaattttttaaatcttatTGACAGTAAGGAAAACAAATACaataatgatgataataataataataatagtttaaaagataaaaatatatatataaatgaattaaaagaaataaactcattttttaatgataaaaaaaaaaatacgagaaaaaaaaataaattaaatgatcAAAAAGAATAtcaacaaacaaaaaaacaagattatttaaaaaaaaatagagaatCATTTGATAAATTAAGCAAAAGCACAAAACATTATCAGTTACCCGAAAACATAACCCTATCCTTATTATCaaaaacaattaaaattTCCTTGTCATCTATTAAGAAGTTTTTtgtaattaatgaaaataaagaatttaattcaaattataaattaaataatgaacaATTGAAAAAAGTATgtgaatattttaatattaattataatatagaGGTTAAATCTTATTTTAACGATATAAGAGATAAACcagataataattataatggaAAAAGTACATTTCACGAAATTAAAGATTCCAAAgataaaatgtatataagacaaattaataaaaatgaaatacacaaaaataaaattgacaaaaataaaaatgataacatTATAGTTGATAAAAAAGAGAAGGATGAaaagaatgaaaataaaattacagttgataaaaaagagaagaaTGAAAAAAGTGAAGATAAAATTATAGTTGATAAAAAAGAGAAGGATGAAAAAAGTGAAGATAAAATTACAGTTGATAAAAAAGAGAAGGATGAaaagaatgaaaataaaattacggttgataaaaaagagaaagatgaaaacaaaaattgTGAAATAagtattgataaaaaaaaaaaaaaaaaaaaaaaaaatttaacggatttattatctaaaagagaaaattatttgaaaGAAAGTAATAAGGATAATTCAttgattaaaaaaagaaatgtagTTGTTACATTTATTGGGCACATTAACCACGGAAAAACATCCTTATTTGATTACATATGCAAAACCAATGAGAGAAACAAAGAACATGGTTTAATTACTCAAAATATAAGAGCATTTAAAGCTAAAGTAAGAGATGAGTAtacttttacttttattGATACTCCAGGTCATGAAGCATTTATGCCTATTAGAAGTAGAGGTGTAAAGATATCTGATTTAAGTATTTTAGTTATATCAGGTGAAGAAGGAATACAAGAACAAACTGTCGAATgcataaaattaataaaagaatttaacataaaaattattattgctATTACAAAAGTTGATTTACCAAATATCTACATTGACAGAATATTAAACGATTTATTGGAATATGGAATCACAACTGAACTAAATGGAGGGGAAATTCAAGTAGTTGAATGTTCAATATTTAAAGATGATTCTGTAAATAAGTTGCTAGACGCTATTTCTTTAGAAtctgaattttttaatttagagATGAATACTAATGAGCAAGCTAGTGGAGTCATTTTGGATTCATATATTGATAAAATTGGTATAGTatcaataaatatattacaaaGTGGAATATTAAAAGTGAATGACTATTTTTATACTGGTTCTTCATACGGAAGAATTAAAATCTTAAAagatcatttaaataaaaatattaaatgtgCATATTCATCAGATCCTATAAAAGTTATtggatataataaaaattcgcTACCTAAAGCAGGagataaattttttgttgttGAAAATGAATCTATAGCTAAGGAAATAGCAGAgcataacaaaaataaaattctatCTATTgaaatgaataattttagTTATGGTGGAGAAAATTTAGACATATACaaaaattttgttatatCAAATGAAAATCCAAATAATACTATAATTTCAATggatgaaaatataaataaagaagagGATGATATAtcatcaaaaaatataaataataatgagcATACTGATTCAAATGAGAAAAATGCTATTTTAAATTCTGAAAtggataatttaaataaaaataagcataaattaaataattttagtgATGATGCTGCAAATTCATTAGAAAATGACATCCTAAACAATAATGATAAAtctttatttcaaaatagtttaaaaaaaatatacgtgaactattttattaaatgtgATAAACAAGGGACTATAgatgttttaaaaaactCAATTTTgaaattagaaaaagaagatactATTTATAAAGTAAAGAATAAAATCATATATGCAAATATTGGAGACATAACTTCAAGTGATATAAACTACGCATTAAGTTTTAATGCAGTTATAATTGGTTTCAATGTTAAAATGTCAAGAAATGTACCGAAAAATtccaaaaattataattataatgtcCTTTTTTCTAATGttttatatgaattaattaaaaaagtagAAGAGGAAATGGAAAAGAGATTAAGTGCCAAGCCAAATGGGCATTTGATTGGAACagcaaaaatattaaaagtattTAACATATCTAAGTTAGGTAAAGTAGCGGGTTGTGCTGTTACAAGTggtaatattaataataatagtagtGTACGAATTTTAAggaatgataaaataatatatattggAAAAGTTATCTCTCTTAAAATTgttaaagaagaaaaaactCAAGTATCTGAAAATGATGAATGTGGAATAGgatttgaaaattttatagaTTTTTTACCTGATGATATAATTGAAGCTTATGAAGAATAA
- a CDS encoding metabolite/drug transporter, putative, which produces MEVTSSLLEKNNNLVDDASEVFPRTKKFFVSSIGKAHLINSLYGIGYTIQIAMLPYLLISSNAGIEHNGYLLTLFSFLQFVGSIFFGRLADLWGVKKSFYLSLSSSSLMYLLLMMCESTWAYYVSFLPSFFMQTFQASSMLVCLKTDNDKRTAAIGYLNLSYGLGIIFGSFLAGVMVNFFGARGNLLIALISQLIALYVSKSLQEDPKLLKNANSEQIKVNEFFKSIRNEYSRVLNLFKKTYGICLLIIFGLLPILMTKFAFAPVVVDMFKLTPSHTSYLMTYAGIITIIAEGVFAPYLSSVLGDIICCQFSIPLTLAGFLILSLCGAHEVLVIIFMSIPLCGGALLYICGTSQMTKRVDESELGSIIGLNTSIFYAITIIAPYLAFKSYIALGLGLYWLLCALICLLLTMYIFILDKSTFQIFKDDNDSIETMFSSIKSVL; this is translated from the exons atggAAGTAACATCAagtttattagaaaaaaacaataacCTAGTAGATGATGCTTCTGAAGTTTTTCCAAGaactaaaaaattttttgtttcatcaattg GTAAAGCTCATTTGATAAATTCTTTATATGGAATTGGTTATACAATACAAATTGCAATGCTACCGTATTTG TTAATAAGCTCAAATGCAGGAATTGAACATAATGGATACTTATTAacacttttttcatttttgcaATTTGTTGGTTCCATTTTTTTTGGAAGATTAGCAGactt atGGGGAgttaaaaaatcattttatttatctttatcTTCCTCAAGTTTAATGTATCTATTG ttaatGATGTGTGAATCTACATGGGCATATTACGTTAGTTTTTTGCCATCGTTTTTTATGCAAACATTTCAAGCCTCCTCTATGTTAGTATGCTTAAAAACAGATAATGATAAAAGAACAGCTGCGATTggatatttaaatttaagttATGGATTGGGAATCATATTTGGTAGTTTTTTGGCTGGTGTCATGGTTAATTTTTTTGGGGCAAGAGGAAATTTGCTCATTGCTTTAATTTCACAATTAATAGCATTATATGTATCCAAAAGTTTACAAGAGGATCCTAAGTTATTAAAGAATGCTAACTCAGAACAAATAAAAGtgaatgaattttttaaaagtatcAGAAATGAATATTCAAGAGTATTaaacttatttaaaaaaacttatggaatttgtttattaattatttttggTTTGTTACCTATATTAATGACTAAATTTGCCTTTGCACCAGTCGTTGTTGATATGTTTAAATTAACACCATCTCATACTTCTTATTTGATGACCTATGCAGGTATTATAACAATAATAGCAGAGGGAGTTTTTGCCCCTTATTTAAGTTCAGTATTAGGTGATATAATTTGCTGTCAATTCTCAATACCATTAACACTTGCGggatttttaattttatcattatgTGGGGCTCATGAAGTACttgttattatatttatgtcAATACCATTATGTGGAGGTGCATTGCTATATATATGTGGGACTAGTCAAATGACAAAGAGAGTAGATGAGTCAGAACTTGGATCAATTATTGGTTTAAATACTTCCATTTTTTATGCTATTACTATAATAGCACCATATCTAGCTTTTAAGTCATATATTGCATTGGGATTAGGATtatattg gctATTATGTGCTCTTATTTGTTTACTTTTGactatgtatatttttattctagACAAGTCTACTTTCCAAATTTTTAAAGACGATAACGATAGTATTGAGACAATGTTTTCTAGTATAAAGTCAGTTTTATAA
- the PhLP3 gene encoding phosducin-like protein, putative yields MSTTNPTNETTEWDDLQRKFGNLPPLEKEIKEEEIYLENIDKIENENILEKKSLNELNVLEENCVDEEYLKIIEKYKSDRISQINRNRALDIYGDVYEISKDNFITEINEASKKNPLNDYLEKSLDSKDEEEIKKKNKSIKGTYVVIHLYSDNVVACKVLNDILKHVANKYKYIKFTKGVYNRIIENYPEFKLPTILIYYNGTCIHQICNLLNHIKGGLNNLNLKSFEQFLNKYQILKYKNYINSDSSDDDTDKDNKNKNRVKTEKQYTSFSMFNRKYKNYDDEDDHSSSEEKEMKSRGYASSYLDSKIRLNKL; encoded by the coding sequence atgtcAACAACTAATCCAACAAATGAAACAACGGAATGGGATGATTTACAAAGGAAATTTGGTAATTTACCACcattagaaaaagaaataaaagaagaagaaatttATTTAGAAAACATTGACAAaattgaaaatgaaaatattctagaaaaaaaaagtttgaaTGAATTAAATGTATTAGAAGAAAATTGTGTAGAtgaagaatatttaaaaatcatagaaaaatataaaagtgaTAGAATAAGCCAAATAAATAGGAATAGAGCATTAGATATTTATGGAGACGTATACGAAATATCaaaagataattttattactgaaataaatgaagcaagtaaaaaaaatccattaaatgattatttagaaaaatcCCTTGATAGtaaagatgaagaagaaataaaaaaaaaaaataaaagcataAAAGGAACATATGTTgttatacatttatattcaGATAACGTAGTAGCTTGTAAAGttttaaatgatattttaaaGCATGTAGCCAAtaagtataaatatataaaatttacgAAAGGTGTTTACAATAGAATTATAGAAAATTATCCAGAATTTAAATTACCAACTATTTTAATTTACTATAATGGTACATGCATTCATCAAATttgtaatttattaaatcataTAAAGGGAGGACTGAATAACCTAAATTTAAAATCATTTGAACAATTTTTAAACAAATaccaaattttaaaatataagaatTACATCAATTCTGATTCAAGTGATGATGACACTGATAAAgacaacaaaaataaaaacagaGTTAAAACAGAAAAACAGTATACATCATTTAGTATgtttaatagaaaatataaaaattatgatgatGAAGATGATCATTCTTCAtctgaagaaaaagaaatgaaatcAAGAGGATATGCTTCTTCTTACTTAGATAGTAAAATAAGActaaataaattatga